GTCAGGGCGGTTAATTCATGATAATGGGTGGCAAAAAGCGAACGGCATTTATTTAATTCATGAAGGTGTTCCACCACCGCCCAGGCAATGGACAACCCGTCAAACGTCGCTGTCCCGCGCCCAATCTCATCCAGAATCACCAAGGAGCGATCACTGGACTGGTTCAAGATGGCAGCAGCTTCCACCATTTCCACCATAAAGGTTGAACGCCCACGGGCCAGATCATCTGCGGCCCCCACACGGGAAAACAGCCGATCCACCACCCCGATATGGGCCTGATCAGCTGGCACAAAACCACCCATCTGCGCCATAATGGTAATTAAGGCATTTTGGCGTAGGAAAGTTGATTTACCTGCCATATTCGGACCGGTGATTAACCAGAGGCGCTGCTGTTCAGACAGGTCACAATCATTGGCAACAAAGGCCGATTCGTTTGCAGCAATCAGGGCGGCTTCCACCACCGGGTGACGCCCGCCTTTAATATCAAATTCATACCCGCCTGATAAAACCGGGCGATTAAAATCACGTTCCACCGCAATTTGGGCCAGCGCTGCCAACACATCCAAGCGGGCCAACGCATTAGCCGCACGGGCAATTTCATCTGCACGGGCCATGACATCGCCAATTAATTCCTCAAACAGGCGGGTTTCCAAGGCCAAAGCACGATCACCGGCAGAACTGATTTTCCCTTCCAGTTCGGACAATTCCACCGTGGTGTAACGAATGACATTTTTCATGGTCTGGCGATGAATAAACACACCATCTGTCGGCATTTTTTCCGATTGTTTTGCTGTAACCTCAACAAAATAGCCCAGTACGTTATTGTGCTTCACCTTCAAGGTCGGGATATCGACCATCTCGGCATAACGCGCCTGAAGGTTGGAAATTAACCGTTTGCTTTCTGAACGAAGCGAGCGCAATTCATCCAGCTCTGGGGCATAGCCTGTCGCAATAAAATCCCCATCTCGTGCCAAAAGCGGCAAGTCTTCGCTTAAGGCGCGGCGTAATTTATCCACCAGTTCGCCATGATTACCCAGATCCGTGGCACATTGCTCCAAAATCGGCGGCGGGGTCAGGGGCAGCAGCTTTTCACGCAACTCAAAACTCGCCGTCAACCCATCACGAATACCCGCCAAATCCCGTGGACCACCCCGGCCCAACGTAATGCGTGACAAGGCTCGTTCCATATCCGGACATTTTTTCAAGGCCGCACGGATATCTTCACGTGCTGCCAAATCTTCTGCAAAAAACTGTACCCCGTCCAACCGGGTATCAATATCGTCCACATTTGTTAAAGGCGATGACAACCAGCCCGCAAGTAAACGGGCACCTGCGCCACTGACTGTGCGATCAATCACCTCTAACAAACTGCCTTTGCGCTGCCCGCTTAAAGTAATGGTCAGTTCCAGATTGCGTCGGGTGGCCGCATCAATTTCCATACTGGCCCCCTGGGCCATCTGGCGGGGAACTTCCAGACGGGGCAACTTGCCCTTTTGGGTCAGTTCCACATAATCGACCAAGGCCCCGGCAGCAGAGATTTCAACACGGGAAAAACTGGCAAAAGATTCCAGCGTTTTGACCCCATAAAGCTTTTCCAGCCGCTTGGTTGCATTGGCACTGTCAAAGCGCGTACCTGGTTGCGGGGTTAAAATGGATTTAAAGTCATTGAAGGTTTCAAAATGATCCGGGGTTTGCAGCAATTTATCACTGATAAGCAATTCACCGGGATTGAGTCGGGCCAAAACCGCAGGCAATACAGCAGGGCTACAAGCTTGTGTATAAAAGGCCCCGGTGGAAATATCCAGCCACGCCACACCAATGTCATTGCGTGTTTGGGTCACAGCCGCCAAATAGTTGTTTTGGCGTGAATCCAACAGCGTATCTTCGGTGATTGTGCCCGCCGTAAACAGGCGCACCACATCACGTTTGACCACCGCCTTGGAACCGCGTTTTTTGGCTTCTGCCGGATCTTCCATCTGTTCACACAGGGCTACCTTGAAACCTTTATCCACCAATTTTGGCAGATAACTTTCATAGGCTTTGACCGGCACCCCGCACATGGGAATATCATCACCTTTATGATGACCACGTTTGGTCAGGGTAATTTGTAAAGCATTGGCAGCCGCCACCGCATCTTCAAAAAACAGCTCGTAAAAATCCCCCATACGATAAAACAACAAATAGCCGGGATGACGATCCTTGATCGCCATAAACTGCGCCATCATCGGCGTTGCCCCGTCTTTCATGCGCGCTTCAATCTCTTCCTGCGTGACTTCGCCAGACAGGTGTTCTTTAACCAGTTCAAGGGTGCTCATGGGTGGTTTTCAATACTGCAATAAATGAAGAGCCACAGTGATAGCACACCGCCTTGAACGGGTGAAGCCTTGCATGGCCGCTTTTGCACAACTATTGTAATGCCCGACCAATCAGCAAGGAAACAGCGCACCATGATTTCACGAATTTTTCAAAGTCTCGGTTACTTATGTCTGCTTGGTGCGCTTGTCAGTTTCTTCTATTACTGGGACCCAACACGTATCTTTTTCATGGGCCTGAAAAGCAAAAACAGTTTTGCCTTTGAAGAGCTACCTAAAGAGATTACCAAATACGATATAGAAAAAACGCTAACGCTGACCTCATCAAGTAATCTTGAAGATAAACGCGCCCAGTTAAGAAACTCTATTTTAGGCAAACAAAAGCTAGAAGACCTGCGCCCCTATCGGCAGATGCGGATTTATAAGCAGGAATTTGCAGAAAAATACCCTGCACCGATCTGCCTGTTTGAACCTTCTGTCAGTACGCGTATGTATTGCCAGCTGGCAGCTTACAAGCAGTGGTCAAATCTCGATGCCATTTTTGAACTGTCTACAGACTTTGATCCAGCCTATATTGCCAAATCTTTTTTATTTACCCCATTAAAATCAAATGGGCATCTTGTGCTCTATCATCACGGTTATGCCGGAACATTTCACCAGCAAAAATATTTTCTGGAAAAACTGAATGAACAAGGCTTTACAGTCATTGCCTTCAATATGATCAGTTATGGCGATCACCCCAATAATATACCGGACCCTTGGATGTATGCTGTGAATGGCAAATTGGATCAGGTCAAACACCCGCAAGAAGTTATTTTCAAACCTGTTTTTGCCTCCCTGAACCATGCGTTGGATACGCAGAAGATTCAACATGTCCATATGATGGGCCTGTCGGCTGGTGGTTGGGTGACAGCTGTGAGTGCCGCGCTTGATCCCCGTATCGAAAAATCCTATCCCATTGCCGGGGTTCTTCCCATCGGATTGCGTCATGGTGATAAAGAACGAGCCTCGCCTCAATTTTATAAGCCCATGCTAGAGACTGCCTCTTATCTCGATATGTTTGCCTTGGCCGCAGATCGGCCAGGGCGTTCACAGATGCAAATCTTTAACCGCTATGACCGCTGTTGTTTTAACAATACACGCGGCAAGCTCTATGAAGATATTGTGCAAAATGTGACAGGCGGTGATTTCTCTGTCCTGATTGATGAAACCCATGCGCGTCATAAGATTTCATCTTGGGCATTTGATAAAATTCTAAAGGACCTCGCCCAATGAAAATCGCCTCTTTCCTCGCTTTCCTTTTAGCTGTCGCAGCTCTCACACTCTGGTATCAGGACGGGGCTTGGCAAAATGGTGACATGCCAACCAAAGGCATGATTAAAACCACCGCTCTTAGCGCCCTTGCCGTGTTGTGTTTCTATCTGGCAAAGAAATTTCGCAAAGCCTCATAAGGTTTGCTGTACTGATTTGTGAAAATTGCATAGCACATGTTTCTTTTTTTGCGTTATGCTAAGGGATAATGGGACTCGCATTATGTCTTAAAATAGGGCATGCTGCGCAATATAAATACTCAATTCACATACTGGTTAAAACAAATGAACACAAACACATCAGTAACAGAAGTCGTTGGTCTTCTTGAAACCCGCGAGACTTTTGAAAAAACAGTCGAGGCATTACTCAACGCAGGATTTGAACGCACGGATTTAAGTGTGCTTAGTTCTCATGAATCCATTGAAGCTGCGGGCAAACCTGCCAAACCGATCAAAGATATTTTGACCGCCCTTGTGGGGGAAATTCGCTTTGAAGGTCCGATGGTCGCCAGTGGTGCTGTTTTCCTGGCTGGTGGTCCGGTGGGTGAATTGATTGGCGCTGTTGTGGGAGCAACAGTGGGCGGTACTGCAATTAAAGAAGTCCTCGATGAAGTCACCGCAACACCGCATACTGAAGATTTTGCCCGCGCTGTTGATGCCGGAAGCATTATCTTATGGGTGCGTGCCCTGGGTGAAGACAAGCAAACCAAAGCCACAGAAGTTTTGGAAAATCTGGGTGCGCAAAACGTCCATCTTCATACCAAATAAACCAGTGTCAATCTGGTCTTATCAAAATACCTAAATACTACTAACAGAGATCTATACATCATGGACGATCAATCAATTCGGGTGACAGAGCGCGAAGCTCTGTTGATGCATGCCTCGGGCCGACCGGGGAAATTTGAAATTCACCCCACAAAACCGCTGACAACACAGCGTGACCTGTCACTGGCCTATTCCCCCGGTGTGGCGGCCCCTTGTGAACAAATCGCACGCGATCCTAATCTGGCTTATGACTATACGGCCAAGGGTAACGTGGTTGCGGTTATTTCCAACGGGACAGCCGTTTTGGGTCTTGGTAATCTTGGCGCACTGGCCTCAAAGCCCGTGATGGAAGGTAAGGCCGTTCTCTTTAAACGCTTTGCCGATGTGGATGGTATTGACCTGCTGGTCGATACCGAAGATGAAGATGAATTTATCAATTGTGTGAAATATCTTGGCAAGACATTTGGCGGTATCAACCTTGAAGATATCAAGGCCCCGGAATGTTTCACCATTGAAACCAAGCTGCGCGAAATCATGGATATCCCGGTTTTCCATGATGACCAGCATGGCACGGCGATTATTTCTGCGGCGGGTCTGATCAATGCCTGTGACCTAACCGGCCGTAAGATGGAAGATGTGAAGCTGGTGGTCAATGGCGCAGGCGCTGCCGCCATTGCCTGTTGTGAGCTGGTGAAAGCCTTGGGTGTTAAGCATGACAATGTGATCATGTGTGATTCCAAAGGTGTGATTTACAAGGGTCGCAAAGAAGGCATGAACCAGTGGAAATCCGCCCATGCCTCTGACACCGATGCCCGTACATTGGCCGAAGCCATGGAAGGGGCAGACGCGTTCTTTGGCCTGTCTGTTAAAGGGGCAGTAACCCAGGATATGGTTGAAAAAATGGCGCCCAAGCCGATCATTTTCGCCATGGCGAACCCGGACCCGGAAATTACCCCGGAAGATGTCAAGGCCGTGCGTGCCGATGCGATCACCGCCACAGGGCGTTCTGATTACCCTAACCAGATCAACAATGTATTGGGTTTCCCTTATATCTTCCGTGGTGCACTGGACGTGCGTGCCAGCACCATTAACGAAGATATGAAAGTGGCTTGTGCCCAAGCTTTGGCTGATTTGGCAAAAGAAGACGTACCCGATGAAGTGGCTGCGGCCTATTCCGGGCGTCGCCTGCGCTATGGCCCAGATTACATCATCCCCGCCCCGTTTGATCCACGCTTGATTTTCTCTATCCCCCCTGCGGTGGCCGAAGCGGCCATGGCCTCTGGTGTGGCGCGTCGCCCGATCATTGATATGGATGATTATCGCAATGAACTGCAGGGTCGATTGGATCCGACAGCCTCCAGCCTGCAAGTCATCTGTGACAAGGTACGTGGCAACCCACGCCGTATTGTCTTTGCCGAAGGCGAAGAAGAAAAAACAATCCGCGCCGCTTATGCGTTTTTGAATGCAGGATATGGCACACCGATTCTGGTTGGGCGTGAAGAAAAAATTCAGGAAACCATGTCTCACCTCGGTCTGGCTGATGCCTCCGGGATTGAGATTAACAACTCCCTCATTGGTCCACGCACCAAGGAATATGCGGAATATCTTTATCGCCGCGTACAGCGCAAAGGGGCCTTGCTGCGTGACTGTAACCGCTGGGTCAACCAGAACCGCAATATTTTTGCCGCCACCATGGTGGCATGTGGCGATGCCGATGGTATGGTCACAGGGCTGACCCGCAGTTTCTATTCTTCTTATGATGATGTGGCGCGTGTTCTGGACCCTCACAAAGATCAAATCCCCATGGGCGTGTCCATTGTAGTCAGCGGTGGTCACAACACAGTCTTTTTGGCTGATACCCGTATTCATGAAACACCGACTGCGGAACAAATGGCGGATATTGCCGTTTCCGCTGTAGCAAAAGCACGCAAGCTTGGTCATGAACCCCGTGTGGCTTTCCTGTCTTATTCTTCTTTCTCCGGTCGCGCAGGCGGTCGTACAGCAGAAGTACGCAAAGCCGTAGAAATCCTTGAAGGGCGCAATGTAGACTTTGAATTTGATGGAGAAGTCACCGTCAATACCGCCCTTGATCAGGAATTACTCAACGATTATCCATTCAGCCGCTTGTCCGGTCCGGCCAATGTCCTGGTCATGCCGGGCCTGCATACCGCAGATATTTCATCCAAGCTGCTGCAAAAGCTGGGCGGTGGGACGGTCATTGGTCCAATCCTGCTCGGTCTGGAAAAGCCGGTACAGATTGTACCGCGTGATACAACTGTGTCAGAGATGGTCAATATGGCAATTTTGGCGGCCCATGACGCAATTGTTGGTCGTTAAGATACATCCAGAACCAAAGAAAAAGGCGGGTCATCTGATCCGCCTTTTTTTGTTAGCGCCGTACCCACTTATAAATTTCCATCACGATGATCAGCCCCAATGCCAAAGGCAAAAGGGTCAACCATTGTTCCAGCGTCACCGGCTGAATATGCAATGTTGTGTTCAACCCTGGAATATAGGCGGCTGCAATATGTAGTGTCTGGGTTAGAATAACCATCACCACCAAGATCGGGTTTTTAAACAAAGACATGCGCAACAGGGATTTCCGTTCTGAGCGGCAGTTAAACACATGGGTATTTTCAAACAGAACCATGAGCAAGAGTAAGGCACTGCGCGCTGCGGCCTCATCCATCCCGCTATCCAGCGCATGTTGGAAAAAGATATAGGCCACAATCCCAATAAACAGGCCGGAAATCACCACTTCTTCAATCATGCGCCTGTTAAACAAGGGGGTAGAAGGATCACGTGGTGGATGATGGAGTTCATCACCTTCCGCCTTTTCCAAAGACAAGCCCACATGCTGCACCCCATTGGTCACAAGATTCAGCCATAAAAGTTGCACGGCAAACAATGGCAAGGGCATACCACTAATGAGACACAGGAAAAATAGTACAATTTCAGATGCACCGGTACTGACCAGCAGATAAATCACCTTGCGCACATTGGCATAGGCAATGCGGCCTTCTTCCACCCCATTAACGATGGAAGCAAAATTATCATCGGTGATAATCAAATCCGCCGCCCCACGTGCCACATCGGTGCCTTCCTTGCCCATCGCCACACCAATATTGGCCGAACGTAGCGCAGGAGCATCATTGACCCCATCACCAGTCACCGCAACAAAATGGTTATTTTCCTGCAAGGACTGAACGATATTAAGCTTCTGCACAGGTTCCACACGGGCAAAGACACGCGCATTATGAATGGTCTCACTGAGGTTAATCGGATCATCTTGCAGGTCTTTGAGTTCTGCCCCTGTGACCACATCATTTTTTTCTTCAGCAATCCCCAGTTCCTTGGCAATGGCCAGGGCCGTTGCCGGGTGGTCCCCTGTGACCATCCGCACGCCTACTCCGGCATTTGTGCATTTTTCAATGGCTGTGAAAGCTTCGGGACGTAATGGGTCAATTAAGCCTGCCAGCCCCAGAAATTCCATATCCTGATGTTCGCCCAAACGATCAAGATCATCATCATCTGCCCATGCTCCTTGGGCAAGGGCCAAAACACGATAGCCCTGCGCCGCCATTTCATCAGCAGTTTTCAAAACAGCCTCAACCGCCACATTGCCACACAGTGGCACAATGACTTCTGCTGCCCCTTTCAGGCTGACCTTTGCCCCCTTTTCAAAACTATTGATACTAGCACTGAATTTCCGTTCTGATTCAAACGGCAAAAAACCATGTTCGGGGTGACGTTCTAACAGAAGTTCACGGTCCAAACCGCCTTTTGCCGCCATCACCAGAAAGGCCACGTCAACCGCATCCCCAAAATGATGATAGCCTTCTTTTTCAAGGCGAAAAGTTGCTTCGTTACACAGGCTGGCAGCCACGGCCAAACGTCCGGCTTTGAAATCAAGGGTACCTTTCGGGCTATAGCCTTCCCCGGCAATGTCATATTCGTCCCCACCGGGAAGCCATAAGCGACGCACCGTTAACTCATTCACCGTCAACGTCCCTGTTTTATCACTGGCAATGACCGTACAGGCCCCCAGTCCTTCCACCGCAGGCAAGGCACGCACAATCACATTGCGCCGTGACATATGAAACGAGCTGATCGACAAAGCCACCGTGATCGCTACAGGCAAACCTTCGGGAATGGCAGAAACGGACAAGGCCACAGCAAGGAAGAACACTTCCTTCACACTGACCCCCTGCCAGATCATGGTGGTCCCCAAAATCACCACGGCCCCAATCACCAACAAGCCGACTGTCCGGGTAAAGCGGTCCAGACGCTGCACCAAAGGCGGATCGGCATTTTCAGTGGTTTGCAGGGCCTGGGCAATGCGACCCAGTTCAGTGTGCAAAGCGGTTTGTGTCACCAGTCCTTCACAGCGCCCTTGCGATAAAGTTGTGCCTGCATGCAACATATTGCGCCGATCCCCCACGGCGCATTCATCACTTAATTGGACTGTGGCGGTTTTATCCACTGTAACCGATTCCCCTGTCAGTAAGGATTCATCAGATCGCGCCTCTAATGCTTTGACAAGACGAATATCAGCCGGGATTAAAGCTCCACTTTCCAAAAAGACATAATCACCGGGAACAAGTTCTGAACTATCAATCTCAATGCGCTTTTGATCACGCATGACAATGACCCGGTTTTTCACCATAGCATTCAGGCTTTCCGCACTTTTCTGCGCTTTCCATTCCTGAATGGTTCCGATGATCGCATTGATTTGCAAAACGGCAAAAATAAACAACGCATCGGTGCCTTCCCCAATCAAGACAGACACAAAAGCCGCAGCAGCCAACAGATAAATCAACGGGCTGATGAATTGATGGAGATAAACCGATAAGACAGATTTGCGTTGGGCCTTGGGCAACACATTTGCCCCAAAAGCCTCTTGGCGACGGGCCACTTCCTCTGTGCTTAACCCTGTCTCAGAACTATCCAACAGCCCCCAGAGGTCCTGCACATCAGTCGCATGCCATAAGGTATGTACCAGACGATCACGATCCATAACCGCCTCCTATCATTTGAGAGGATCAGTATAACAAGGATCACAAAGCCTGTGATAGGCGTAGGTCAAAAATAATGGAAAAAGGTCCTGAGACTAAATTACGCGTCTTCTTCCAGACCCACCAGCGCATTGGCAAAAGCACGCGCTTCAAAGGGGCGCAAGTCTTCGGCCTTTTCCCCCACCCCAATGGCATAGATCGGTTTCTGGAACTTTTCAGCCAGCGAAACGGCCACACCGCCCTTGGCCGTACCGTCCAACTTGGTCAAAATCAGGCCCGTGAGATCAGTGATTTTATCAAACAGTTCGACCTGAGAATGGGCGTTTTGGCCTACACCGGCATCAAGCACCAAAATCGTATCATGGGGCGCACGTGGATCGACTTTTTTAATCACCCGCACCATTTTTTCCAGCTCGTCCATCAAATGGGATTTGTTCTGCAAACGTCCAGCCGTATCAATAATGAGTACGTCCATTTCCTGCTTTTTAGCTTCCTGAATCGCATCAAAGGCCAAAGCAGGCGCATCAGCCCCGGTTTCTTTCGCAATCACCGGAACACCTGCGCGCTCCCCCCAGACTTTCAGCTGTTCAACAGCGGCTGCACGGAAAGTATCACCTGCCGCCAACATGACCTTTAAATCCTGCTGTTTAAACAGCCCTGCGATTTTACCGATGCTGGTGGTTTTACCCGACCCATTCACCCCACAGACCAACACCACATGAGGCTTTTTATCCACATCAATTTCCCAGTCTTCCGTCACCGGGATCAGCTCATGTGTGACCGCATCGGCTAAAACCTGCTTGAGCTCTTGAGAGGTAATATCCTTGCCATAGCGGGTTTCGCGAATATGTTCGACGATCTTTTGGGCGGTTTCCACCCCCATGTCAGACATGATCAGCGTATCTTCAAGCTCTTCCAATGCCTCGTCATCAAGCTTGCGTTTGGTAAAGGCCCCGCCGATACCATCACTTAATTTAGAGGAAGATTTGCTCAAACCTGCACGCAGGCGGGATATCCAGCCTTTTTTCTCGTCCGTCATGGGTCTTAGATCACTTTCGCTATTAAGGAACCGTCTTGAATTTTCTCAACTTTTGCGCTGACGATTTGGCCTGCTTCGACCTCACTTGTCAACTGCACAGGACAATAATGTTCACAATGTCCCGCATTATTTTTTTCCACCAAAACTGAAACCGTCTTGCCAACACGACCGCTTAAGAACTCATCCAGCGCCGCCTCGCCCAAAGCGCGGATTTTCGCCGCCCGTTTCTTGCGGATATCGCCGGGAACTTGCGGCATCCGCGCTGCTGGCGTGCCTTCACGTGAAGAATAAGGAAACACATGGGCAAAGGTGATTTGGCAACGATCCAATGTTTCCATGGTGGTGGCGAACATAGCGTCATCTTCGGTGGGGAAACCCGCAATCAGATCAGCCCCAAAGACCGCATCAGGGCGAAGCCCACGAATTTTATCACAAAGTGCGATGGCATCTGCCACCGTATGGCGACGCTTCATGCGTTTAAGCACCATATCTTCGCCTGCCTGCAAAGACAGATGGAAATGTGGCATGAGACGCGGCTCCGTGGCAATCACGTCAAACAAATCATCATCAATGGCCGCTGGATCAAGGGAGCTGAGGCGCAGGCGCGGCAAGTCCGGCACGTTATTCAGCACCCGGCGCACCATCTGACCAAAAGTCGGCTGTCCCGGCAAGTCCGGCCCATAAGAGGTCACATCCACGCCCGTCAGCACCACTTCACGATAGCCGCGTTCCACCAGATTCTTCACCCGGTCCACAATCTCGCCTATGGGGACTGAACGGTTTGGCCCACGCCCAAAAGGAATGATGCAGAAGGTACAGCGATGATCACAACCCTGTTGAACCTCAATAAAGGCACGAGTATGACCGTCAAACCCATCAATCAAGTGATTGGCGGTTTCGCGCACATCCATAATATCGGTGACTTCGATCAGTTCTGTGCGTTCAGGCAGGAAGCTTTCAACTTCCAGCTTTTCCTTATTGCCGATCACCCGGTCGACTTCATCCATTTCCGCAAAGCTTTCCGGGTCAATCTGAGCCGCACAGCCTGTCACGATAATTTTGGCATCCGGATCGTTCTTACGCATTTTACGAATGGTTTGACGAGCTTGGCGCACGGCCTCACCAGTCACCGCGCAGGTATTCACAATCACCGCATTGTCCAATCCGGCTTCCTGTGCGTTTTTACGCATGACTTCTGATTCGTAAGTATTGAGCCGACACCCCAATGTAACGACTTTGGCCTCAGACACGGTTGTTCAGGCCCCCGGATAGACGCTTGCGTGGAAATTCCCACCAAAGGCATAAGAGGCTGGACCCGTCATCAAAATATCGCCATTTTCCAACCATTCAATGGTCAATGTGCCACCATCTAAAACCACGTCAGCCTTGCGCCCGTCAATGACACCACGACGAACCGCAGCCACGACTGTTGCGCACGCCCCGGTCCCACAGGCTTGTGTAATGCCAACACCGCGTTCCCACACACGCATACGCAAAGAGCCATCTTCCATTTTAGAGACGACTTCCACATTGATGCGTTCCGGGAAAAACGGATGGGTTTCCACATGGGGGCCTGCGGCCTCTAAATCCACTGTTTCAGCATCTTTAACAAAATAAACAGCATGGGGATTGCCCACATTGACCCCAACCGGGCCTTCCAACGGGCCAACAGTAACGGGCATATTCAAGGTATCGCAATCTTCAGCTATCGGGATTTGATCCCAGTTCAAACGGGCAGGCCCCATATTGACACAAACCGTCCCATCCACCCCTTCACTGGCATGAAGAAGGCCAACGACAGTTTCAACCACCACCTTGGATTTACCTGTTTCATCCATCATGATACGGGCAATACAGCGTGTGGCATTGCCGCAGGCTTCGACCTCATTCCCATCGGCATTGCGAATACGCATAAATACATCTGCCGTGCTGTGCCGGGCAGGTTCCATCACGATAAATTGGTCACATCCGGCCCCTGTACGACGGTCG
This sequence is a window from Terasakiella sp. SH-1. Protein-coding genes within it:
- the mtaB gene encoding tRNA (N(6)-L-threonylcarbamoyladenosine(37)-C(2))-methylthiotransferase MtaB, with the protein product MSEAKVVTLGCRLNTYESEVMRKNAQEAGLDNAVIVNTCAVTGEAVRQARQTIRKMRKNDPDAKIIVTGCAAQIDPESFAEMDEVDRVIGNKEKLEVESFLPERTELIEVTDIMDVRETANHLIDGFDGHTRAFIEVQQGCDHRCTFCIIPFGRGPNRSVPIGEIVDRVKNLVERGYREVVLTGVDVTSYGPDLPGQPTFGQMVRRVLNNVPDLPRLRLSSLDPAAIDDDLFDVIATEPRLMPHFHLSLQAGEDMVLKRMKRRHTVADAIALCDKIRGLRPDAVFGADLIAGFPTEDDAMFATTMETLDRCQITFAHVFPYSSREGTPAARMPQVPGDIRKKRAAKIRALGEAALDEFLSGRVGKTVSVLVEKNNAGHCEHYCPVQLTSEVEAGQIVSAKVEKIQDGSLIAKVI
- the dapF gene encoding diaminopimelate epimerase codes for the protein MSGLPFIKMHGLGNDFVVLDGRENPIELTVAQVQAMADRRTGAGCDQFIVMEPARHSTADVFMRIRNADGNEVEACGNATRCIARIMMDETGKSKVVVETVVGLLHASEGVDGTVCVNMGPARLNWDQIPIAEDCDTLNMPVTVGPLEGPVGVNVGNPHAVYFVKDAETVDLEAAGPHVETHPFFPERINVEVVSKMEDGSLRMRVWERGVGITQACGTGACATVVAAVRRGVIDGRKADVVLDGGTLTIEWLENGDILMTGPASYAFGGNFHASVYPGA